The Beijerinckiaceae bacterium RH AL1 genome has a segment encoding these proteins:
- the recR gene encoding gap repair protein (ID:RHAL1_00019;~source:Prodigal:2.6) has protein sequence MAERVAGPEIERLIQLLAKLPGLGPRSARRAALHLIRKREELLGPLAEAMGRAHESIRTCTTCGNVDTLDPCSICRDPRRDPKVLVIVETVADLWALERAAALRARYHVLGGTLSPLDGVGPGELNLATLPDRVASDGVKEVILAVNATVDGQTTAHYVTDMLANLEVRTTRLAHGVPVGGELDYLDEGTLAAAMRSRTAF, from the coding sequence ATGGCCGAGCGCGTCGCCGGGCCCGAGATCGAGCGCCTGATCCAGCTGCTCGCCAAGCTGCCGGGGCTCGGGCCCCGCTCGGCGCGGCGCGCGGCGCTGCATCTCATCCGCAAGCGCGAGGAGCTGCTCGGGCCCCTCGCCGAGGCGATGGGGCGCGCGCACGAGAGCATCCGCACCTGCACGACCTGCGGCAACGTCGACACGCTCGACCCATGCTCGATCTGCCGCGATCCGCGTCGCGATCCCAAGGTGCTGGTCATCGTCGAGACGGTCGCCGACCTGTGGGCGCTGGAGCGCGCGGCGGCGCTGCGCGCCCGCTATCACGTGCTCGGCGGCACGCTGTCGCCGCTGGACGGGGTCGGGCCGGGCGAGCTCAATCTCGCGACGCTGCCGGATCGCGTCGCGAGCGACGGCGTGAAGGAGGTGATCCTCGCCGTCAACGCCACGGTCGACGGCCAGACCACCGCCCACTACGTCACCGACATGCTGGCAAACCTCGAGGTGCGCACGACGCGGCTCGCGCACGGCGTCCCGGTCGGCGGCGAGCTCGACTATCTCGACGAGGGCACGCTGGCAGCGGCGATGCGCAGCCGCACGGCGTTCTAG
- a CDS encoding hypothetical protein (ID:RHAL1_00017;~conserved protein of unknown function;~source:Prodigal:2.6) encodes MPIDPLTLAFALVAIVVIWRLRSVLGERTGNERTPPRDIFQSKPQPGPQRADPVAPNGGFADRNVIRLPGATPAANSDPDRWRGIAEPSSPVAAGLDAIAAADPTFSAGPFLDGAKTAYEAIVTAFSSGERKMLQSLLARDVYDGFAAAIAEREKQGHKLTTTFVSMDDATIEGAALEGRTARITVRFRSKQISATHDANGKLVEGGPDRVVEMNDVWTFAREVTSRDPNWKLVATQAGH; translated from the coding sequence ATGCCCATCGATCCGCTGACGCTCGCTTTCGCCCTCGTCGCGATCGTCGTGATCTGGAGGCTCCGCTCGGTACTCGGCGAGCGCACCGGCAACGAGCGCACCCCGCCGCGAGACATCTTTCAGAGCAAGCCACAGCCGGGTCCGCAGCGCGCCGATCCTGTGGCGCCGAACGGGGGCTTTGCCGACCGCAACGTCATTCGCCTGCCCGGCGCCACGCCCGCTGCCAACAGCGACCCCGATCGCTGGCGCGGCATCGCCGAGCCCAGCTCGCCGGTCGCCGCCGGCCTCGACGCGATCGCCGCCGCCGATCCGACCTTCTCGGCCGGCCCCTTCCTCGACGGCGCCAAGACGGCCTACGAGGCCATCGTGACGGCCTTTTCCTCCGGCGAGCGCAAGATGCTGCAGAGCCTGCTTGCACGCGACGTCTACGACGGCTTCGCCGCCGCCATCGCGGAGCGCGAGAAGCAGGGCCACAAGCTCACGACGACCTTCGTCTCGATGGATGACGCGACGATCGAGGGCGCGGCGCTCGAGGGACGCACGGCGCGTATCACCGTGCGCTTCCGCTCGAAGCAGATCAGCGCCACGCACGATGCAAACGGTAAGCTGGTCGAGGGCGGTCCCGATCGCGTCGTCGAGATGAACGACGTCTGGACCTTCGCTCGTGAGGTCACGTCGCGCGACCCGAACTGGAAGCTCGTGGCGACGCAAGCGGGGCACTAG
- a CDS encoding MltA domain protein (ID:RHAL1_00016;~source:Prodigal:2.6) gives MASTLAAVAVSAVALLPGWTTGDPRPTLRAFRTSCSAPARPVRAALAPPAALAAACAEARRLGPAPSIAQTRTFFETRFEARRVPGEAFFTGYYEPVVEASLTRTDAFATPLYAPPAHVDQMPDRAAIMAGALKQRPLAYVTEPVEAFFIQVQGSARLRLRDGRLRRLAFAGRNGYPYTSIGKLLVERLHVPPADMGMTQLKAWIRANGEGLDEAGGKLMAENRSYIFFRFDDSLAPNAGPIGGAGVSLTPRVSLAVDKTRWPYGLPFYVDATVPAEGASPAPLQKLMVAQDTGSAIVGDARADVFLGSGPEAAAQAGAMREHGTLYVLWPKPEKGR, from the coding sequence ATGGCGTCGACCCTCGCCGCCGTCGCGGTCAGCGCCGTCGCCTTGCTGCCCGGCTGGACCACCGGCGATCCGCGACCGACGCTGCGCGCGTTCCGGACCTCGTGTTCCGCGCCGGCGCGGCCCGTCCGCGCGGCCCTCGCACCGCCTGCGGCGCTCGCGGCGGCTTGCGCCGAGGCCCGCCGCCTCGGGCCCGCGCCGAGCATCGCGCAAACAAGGACGTTCTTCGAGACCCGGTTCGAGGCGCGGCGCGTTCCGGGCGAAGCGTTCTTTACCGGCTATTACGAGCCGGTGGTCGAGGCGTCGCTGACCCGCACCGATGCATTCGCGACTCCGCTTTACGCGCCGCCGGCGCATGTCGATCAGATGCCCGATCGGGCGGCCATCATGGCCGGTGCGCTGAAGCAGCGCCCGCTCGCCTACGTGACCGAGCCGGTGGAGGCCTTCTTCATCCAGGTGCAGGGCTCGGCACGTCTGCGGCTCCGCGACGGCCGGCTGCGGCGCCTGGCCTTCGCCGGCCGCAACGGCTATCCCTACACCTCGATCGGCAAGCTCCTGGTCGAGCGCCTGCACGTGCCGCCGGCGGACATGGGCATGACCCAGCTGAAGGCCTGGATCCGCGCCAACGGCGAGGGCCTCGACGAGGCGGGCGGCAAGCTGATGGCCGAGAACCGCTCCTACATCTTCTTCCGGTTCGACGACTCTCTGGCGCCGAATGCCGGACCGATCGGGGGCGCGGGCGTCAGCCTCACGCCGCGCGTCTCGCTGGCCGTAGACAAGACGCGCTGGCCCTACGGCCTGCCCTTCTACGTCGACGCCACGGTGCCGGCGGAAGGGGCGTCGCCGGCGCCGCTGCAGAAGCTGATGGTGGCGCAGGACACCGGTAGCGCGATCGTCGGGGACGCCCGCGCCGACGTCTTCCTCGGCAGCGGCCCGGAGGCGGCAGCGCAGGCCGGCGCGATGCGCGAGCACGGCACGCTCTACGTGTTGTGGCCGAAGCCCGAGAAGGGGCGATGA
- the dnaX gene encoding DNA polymerase III subunit gamma/tau (ID:RHAL1_00023;~source:Prodigal:2.6), with product MSDGLLPDDAGPAEGLGKLFADQDKDLASAKAAEPYRVLARKYRPSSFDDLIGQEAMVRTLSNAFELDRIHQAYMLTGVRGVGKTTTARILARAFNYETDSATKPTIRMPELGRHCQAIIESRHVDVIEMDAASHTGIDDVREIIDSARYRPVMARTKIYIIDEVHMLSKQAFNGLLKTLEEPPDHVKFLFATTEIEKVPITVRSRTQRFDLRRIEPQVMVAHLARICAKEGVLVEDEALAVIARAAEGSVRDALSLLDQAIALGAGAKGTLDAASLRAMLGLADRTQVIDLFEQAMKGDMAAALTTLKALHDSGGEPGQILVDLADFVHFVTRLKLVPAAADDPGASPEERVRGKVFASQLSMAVLTRAWQLLLKGVQEVKDAPRPLAAADMVVVRLAYAADLPPPDEVLRRLAQGGAPSGTGAPAPRGPSGSGPRAALAVASSAPRPAVAAPPPSPAVANAVRLHRLEDVVALAAEKRDIQLKTALERDVRLVRFETGTIEFSLAPGASAALPQALMRKLQEWTGERWIVALSRDIGAPTLKEQADAREKEARSEIVADPLVKSVLDAFPGARIVAVRRPDMTPEAIPDAGLAVAAEPVDDGGEDVAFEDMIWTEDEL from the coding sequence ATGAGCGACGGCCTTCTCCCTGACGATGCCGGCCCCGCGGAGGGTCTCGGCAAGCTCTTCGCCGATCAGGACAAGGACCTGGCGAGCGCCAAGGCGGCCGAGCCCTATCGCGTCCTCGCCCGCAAGTACCGGCCGTCCTCCTTCGACGACCTGATCGGCCAGGAGGCGATGGTCCGCACGCTGTCGAACGCCTTCGAGCTCGATCGCATCCACCAGGCCTACATGCTCACCGGCGTGCGCGGCGTCGGCAAGACGACGACCGCCCGCATTCTCGCGCGCGCCTTCAACTACGAGACCGACAGCGCGACGAAGCCGACGATCCGCATGCCCGAGCTCGGCCGCCACTGCCAGGCAATCATCGAGAGCCGGCATGTCGACGTGATCGAGATGGACGCCGCCTCGCACACCGGCATCGACGACGTGCGCGAGATCATCGATTCCGCGCGCTATCGCCCGGTGATGGCGCGCACCAAGATCTACATCATCGACGAGGTGCACATGCTCTCGAAGCAGGCCTTCAACGGCCTCTTGAAGACGCTCGAGGAGCCGCCGGACCACGTCAAGTTCCTGTTCGCGACGACCGAGATCGAGAAGGTGCCCATAACGGTGCGCTCGCGCACCCAGCGCTTCGATCTCCGCCGCATCGAGCCGCAGGTGATGGTCGCCCATCTCGCCCGCATCTGCGCCAAGGAGGGCGTGCTCGTCGAGGACGAGGCGCTCGCCGTGATCGCCCGCGCCGCCGAGGGCTCGGTGCGCGACGCGCTGTCGCTGCTCGACCAGGCGATCGCGCTGGGCGCCGGCGCGAAGGGGACGCTCGACGCGGCGTCTCTGCGCGCGATGCTCGGCCTCGCCGACCGCACGCAGGTCATCGACCTCTTCGAGCAGGCGATGAAGGGCGACATGGCGGCGGCGCTGACGACCCTGAAGGCGCTGCACGACTCCGGCGGCGAGCCTGGCCAGATCCTCGTCGACCTCGCCGACTTCGTGCATTTCGTCACGCGGCTGAAGCTCGTGCCGGCCGCCGCCGACGATCCCGGTGCCTCGCCTGAAGAGCGGGTGCGCGGCAAGGTCTTCGCGAGCCAGTTGTCGATGGCGGTGCTGACGCGCGCCTGGCAGCTGCTGCTCAAGGGCGTGCAGGAAGTGAAGGATGCGCCGCGCCCGCTCGCCGCCGCCGACATGGTGGTCGTGCGCTTGGCCTACGCCGCCGACCTGCCGCCGCCGGACGAGGTGCTGCGACGCCTCGCGCAGGGTGGCGCGCCGTCCGGCACCGGCGCTCCGGCGCCACGCGGGCCGTCGGGCAGCGGCCCGCGCGCGGCGCTCGCCGTCGCCTCGAGCGCACCGCGTCCAGCCGTTGCCGCGCCGCCGCCGTCTCCGGCCGTCGCGAATGCCGTGCGCCTGCACCGGCTCGAGGATGTCGTCGCGCTTGCCGCGGAGAAGCGCGACATCCAGCTCAAGACCGCGCTCGAGCGCGACGTGCGCCTCGTCCGCTTCGAGACCGGCACGATCGAGTTTTCTCTCGCGCCTGGCGCCTCGGCCGCCCTGCCGCAAGCCCTGATGCGCAAGCTGCAGGAGTGGACCGGCGAGCGCTGGATCGTCGCGCTGTCGCGCGACATCGGCGCGCCGACCCTGAAGGAGCAGGCCGATGCGCGCGAGAAAGAGGCCCGCTCCGAGATCGTCGCCGATCCCCTGGTGAAGAGCGTGCTCGACGCCTTCCCCGGCGCGCGCATCGTCGCCGTGCGCCGCCCCGACATGACGCCGGAGGCGATCCCAGATGCAGGCCTCGCGGTCGCCGCCGAGCCCGTCGACGACGGCGGCGAGGACGTCGCCTTCGAGGACATGATCTGGACCGAGGACGAATTGTAG
- a CDS encoding Membrane protein (ID:RHAL1_00021;~source:Prodigal:2.6) encodes MPMLARWLAALCVAFVCAVAPVRAAPDYPAFTGLVVDDAHVLSSDDRAALTRKLEDLQQKTGVQFAVATVPSLGGLEIEPYANALFRKWGVGQKGANNGLLLILAPNERKLRFEVGYGLEGAMTDAQSKLILRNSMVPKLKANDPAGALKAGVDDAIAVLTNKDAALPQAAGHDDSLSLTTFFVIFFVGVLLILVVFILIARAVRRSGGTWTSSSSGTGWQWGSAAGGVSSGSDTSTGSSSGGDSFSGGGGGDSGGGGASDSY; translated from the coding sequence ATGCCGATGCTCGCGCGCTGGCTCGCCGCGCTCTGCGTCGCATTCGTTTGCGCCGTGGCGCCGGTGCGCGCGGCACCCGACTATCCCGCCTTCACCGGCCTCGTCGTCGACGACGCGCATGTTCTGTCGTCGGACGACCGCGCGGCGCTGACCCGCAAGCTCGAGGACCTGCAGCAGAAGACGGGCGTGCAGTTCGCCGTCGCCACGGTGCCCTCGCTGGGCGGCCTCGAGATCGAGCCCTACGCCAACGCGCTGTTCCGCAAGTGGGGCGTCGGCCAGAAGGGCGCCAACAACGGGCTCCTGCTCATCCTCGCGCCGAACGAGCGCAAGCTGCGCTTCGAGGTCGGCTACGGCCTCGAAGGCGCGATGACGGATGCGCAGTCGAAGCTGATCCTGCGCAATTCCATGGTGCCGAAGCTCAAGGCCAACGATCCGGCCGGCGCGCTCAAGGCCGGCGTCGACGACGCGATCGCGGTGCTGACGAACAAGGACGCGGCGCTGCCGCAGGCCGCTGGCCACGACGACTCGTTGAGCCTCACGACCTTCTTCGTGATCTTCTTCGTCGGCGTGCTGCTGATCCTCGTCGTCTTCATCCTGATCGCACGAGCCGTCCGGCGCAGCGGCGGCACCTGGACGTCGTCGTCGAGCGGCACCGGATGGCAGTGGGGCTCCGCAGCCGGCGGCGTCAGCTCCGGCAGCGACACCAGCACTGGGAGCAGCTCCGGCGGCGACAGCTTCTCCGGCGGTGGCGGCGGCGATTCGGGGGGCGGGGGCGCGTCGGACAGCTACTGA
- the msrA_1 gene encoding Peptide methionine sulfoxide reductase MsrA 2 (ID:RHAL1_00013;~source:Prodigal:2.6): MSLSDRSKTALAATAALAFVAAAFWPQTRASAEDMQVVPAPKVDVPANGNTATAVLAGGCFWGVQGVFQHVKGVKDAVSGYSGGSKMTASYPVVSTGTTGHAETVKITYDPSEVSYGKLLQIYFSVVTDPTTLNAQGPDEGTQYRSNIFPTTPEQEKVAKAYIQQLQAAHVFRSPIVTKVTAFKAFYPAEGYHQNYLTLHPEQGYIAANDIPKVEGLKRLFPQEWKQGPVLTATN; the protein is encoded by the coding sequence ATGAGCCTTTCCGATCGATCCAAGACGGCGCTCGCCGCGACCGCGGCCCTCGCGTTCGTCGCCGCTGCCTTCTGGCCGCAGACGCGCGCCTCCGCCGAGGACATGCAGGTCGTGCCGGCGCCGAAGGTCGACGTGCCGGCCAACGGCAACACGGCGACCGCGGTTCTCGCCGGCGGCTGCTTCTGGGGCGTCCAGGGCGTCTTCCAGCACGTGAAGGGCGTCAAGGACGCGGTCTCCGGCTACAGCGGCGGCTCCAAGATGACCGCGAGCTATCCCGTCGTCTCGACCGGCACCACGGGCCATGCGGAGACGGTGAAGATCACCTACGACCCCAGCGAGGTGAGCTACGGCAAGCTGCTGCAGATCTACTTCTCGGTGGTCACCGACCCGACGACGCTGAACGCGCAGGGGCCGGACGAGGGCACGCAGTACCGCTCGAACATCTTCCCGACGACGCCGGAGCAGGAGAAGGTCGCTAAGGCCTACATCCAGCAGCTTCAGGCGGCGCATGTCTTCCGGTCGCCGATCGTCACCAAGGTGACTGCGTTCAAGGCGTTCTACCCGGCCGAGGGCTATCACCAGAACTACCTCACGCTGCATCCCGAGCAGGGCTACATCGCCGCCAACGACATTCCGAAGGTCGAGGGCCTGAAGCGCCTGTTTCCGCAGGAGTGGAAGCAGGGTCCCGTCCTGACAGCGACGAACTGA
- the msrB_1 gene encoding Peptide methionine sulfoxide reductase MsrB (ID:RHAL1_00014;~source:Prodigal:2.6) codes for MNSRRDFIATAGVLGATALGFGLFGSRFASAGASVANPMNLSDAEWRKKLTRAQYNILRQEGTEAPFTSPLNNEHRKGVFACAGCATKAFRSETKFDSGTGWPSFYEPIPHAVSQREDNSLGMVRTEVHCATCGGHLGHVFDDGPRPTGLRYCMNGAALTFQPA; via the coding sequence GTGAACTCGAGACGCGACTTCATCGCCACCGCAGGCGTCCTGGGGGCTACCGCTCTCGGCTTCGGCCTGTTCGGGAGCCGCTTCGCCTCGGCCGGGGCGAGCGTTGCCAACCCGATGAACCTCAGCGACGCCGAGTGGCGCAAGAAGCTGACCCGGGCGCAGTACAATATCCTGCGGCAGGAGGGCACCGAGGCGCCGTTCACGAGCCCGCTCAACAACGAGCACCGCAAGGGCGTTTTCGCCTGCGCTGGCTGCGCCACCAAGGCCTTCCGCTCCGAGACCAAGTTCGACAGCGGCACGGGCTGGCCGAGCTTCTACGAGCCGATTCCGCACGCGGTCAGCCAGCGCGAGGACAACTCGCTCGGCATGGTGCGGACCGAGGTCCACTGCGCGACCTGCGGCGGTCATCTGGGCCACGTGTTCGACGACGGCCCGCGTCCGACCGGCCTGCGCTACTGCATGAACGGCGCCGCCCTCACCTTCCAGCCGGCTTAA
- a CDS encoding DNA mismatch repair protein MutS (ID:RHAL1_00015;~source:Prodigal:2.6), with amino-acid sequence MKAPPRPQRLRKLSDEEIELWTQVAATVTPRPESVLPARLTPPPAAAPKPQVEATALPPATSAKSPAPPPFAPLERTLKRKLSRGRMTADAALDLHGFRQDEAYGALHAFLHRSQGQGARVVLVVTGKGSRGGDAFGNAGVLRRAVPMWLALPDFRPIVIGFEEAGRPHGGAGALYVRLRRRGTPR; translated from the coding sequence ATGAAGGCGCCCCCTCGCCCGCAGCGCCTGCGCAAGCTGAGCGACGAGGAGATCGAGCTCTGGACGCAGGTCGCCGCCACGGTCACCCCGCGGCCCGAGTCCGTGTTGCCCGCGCGGCTGACGCCTCCGCCCGCGGCCGCGCCGAAGCCGCAGGTTGAAGCGACGGCCCTTCCACCCGCCACGAGCGCAAAGTCGCCTGCGCCGCCGCCCTTCGCGCCGCTCGAGCGAACCCTGAAGCGCAAACTCTCGCGCGGGCGCATGACCGCCGACGCCGCGCTCGACCTGCACGGCTTCCGCCAGGACGAAGCCTATGGCGCGCTCCACGCCTTCCTCCACCGGTCGCAGGGCCAGGGCGCCCGCGTCGTGCTGGTGGTCACCGGCAAGGGCAGCCGCGGCGGCGACGCGTTCGGCAACGCCGGGGTTCTGCGGCGAGCCGTGCCGATGTGGCTGGCGCTGCCGGATTTCCGCCCCATCGTCATCGGCTTCGAGGAAGCCGGGCGCCCGCATGGCGGCGCCGGAGCCCTCTACGTCCGCCTGCGCCGGCGCGGGACGCCGCGCTGA
- a CDS encoding hypothetical protein (ID:RHAL1_00018;~conserved protein of unknown function;~source:Prodigal:2.6), which yields MRITSPIKFALCLWLALEVLAFCLVAEAVGTPRAILLGVMSSLLGLILLRRAGTSAIMKLRANMDGRLLTGGDKGQFLDEMLATAGALALLLPGFLSDIVGLALAVPAVRDRAAAWIKSRSFWKGVAGSRSGPATIDLQPEDWRRGEADVPKPRA from the coding sequence GTGCGCATCACGTCGCCGATCAAGTTCGCTCTTTGTCTCTGGCTCGCGCTGGAGGTGCTCGCGTTCTGCCTCGTCGCCGAGGCGGTGGGCACGCCGCGCGCCATCCTGCTCGGCGTGATGAGCAGCCTGCTCGGCCTGATCCTGCTGCGCCGCGCCGGCACCTCCGCCATCATGAAGCTGCGCGCCAACATGGACGGCCGCCTGCTCACCGGCGGCGACAAGGGCCAGTTCCTCGACGAGATGCTGGCGACCGCCGGCGCGCTGGCGTTGCTGCTGCCCGGCTTCCTGTCCGACATCGTCGGGCTGGCTCTGGCCGTGCCGGCGGTGCGCGATCGCGCCGCCGCCTGGATAAAGTCGAGGAGCTTCTGGAAGGGTGTGGCGGGCTCGCGATCCGGACCGGCGACCATCGACCTCCAGCCGGAGGATTGGCGCCGCGGCGAAGCCGACGTGCCGAAACCCCGCGCCTAG
- a CDS encoding LemA family protein (ID:RHAL1_00022;~source:Prodigal:2.6), with product MLRFHAFLLHTPLACAPTLTGPNDAPHHGACFPMTSPLAKVRGLLAIAVLALGLAGCGYNAIPTLQEQAKAKWAEVQNQYQRRADLIPNLVSTVQGYAKQEKDVLTSVIEARSKATSVNIDASKITDPEKVKQFQDAQDKLSGALGRLIAVSESYPDLKSNQNFLALQSQLEGTENRIAVARKDYVDAVQAYNTELRTFPGSLWRSIAYKDAEPMAAFEAKTGSDTPPTVKF from the coding sequence ATGTTGCGGTTTCACGCGTTCCTCCTGCATACGCCGCTCGCGTGCGCCCCCACTCTCACCGGGCCGAACGACGCGCCGCATCACGGAGCCTGCTTCCCTATGACCTCGCCCCTCGCTAAAGTCCGCGGCCTGCTCGCAATCGCCGTCCTGGCGCTCGGTCTCGCCGGCTGCGGCTACAATGCGATCCCGACGCTGCAGGAGCAGGCCAAGGCGAAGTGGGCGGAGGTGCAGAACCAGTATCAGCGCCGCGCCGACCTGATCCCCAACCTCGTCTCCACCGTGCAGGGCTACGCCAAGCAGGAGAAGGACGTTCTGACCTCGGTGATCGAGGCGCGCTCCAAGGCCACCTCGGTCAACATCGACGCGTCGAAGATCACCGACCCGGAAAAGGTGAAGCAGTTCCAGGACGCGCAGGACAAGCTGTCGGGCGCGCTCGGGCGACTCATCGCTGTCAGCGAGAGCTACCCGGACCTCAAGTCGAACCAGAACTTCCTGGCGCTGCAATCGCAGCTCGAAGGCACCGAGAACCGCATCGCGGTGGCGCGCAAGGACTATGTCGACGCCGTCCAGGCCTACAACACAGAGCTTCGCACCTTCCCCGGCTCGCTGTGGCGCTCGATCGCCTACAAGGACGCCGAGCCGATGGCCGCCTTCGAGGCGAAGACCGGCAGCGACACGCCGCCGACCGTGAAGTTCTAG
- a CDS encoding hypothetical protein (ID:RHAL1_00020;~conserved hypothetical protein;~source:Prodigal:2.6), with the protein MKDLMGLMKQAQAMQAKMAEATAALETLEVQGQAGGGLVTVTLTAKGGMKGVAIDDSLLKADEKEILEDLLVTAHEDARKKAERLAEEKMRDVTAGLPLPPGMKLPF; encoded by the coding sequence TTGAAAGACCTCATGGGCCTGATGAAGCAGGCGCAGGCGATGCAGGCCAAGATGGCCGAGGCGACGGCCGCGCTGGAGACGCTCGAGGTTCAAGGCCAGGCGGGCGGCGGCCTCGTTACCGTGACGCTGACCGCCAAGGGCGGCATGAAGGGCGTTGCCATCGACGACAGCCTGCTCAAGGCCGACGAGAAGGAGATTCTCGAGGACCTGCTCGTCACCGCGCACGAGGACGCGCGCAAGAAGGCCGAGCGCCTCGCCGAGGAGAAGATGCGCGACGTCACCGCCGGGCTGCCGCTCCCGCCGGGCATGAAGCTGCCCTTCTAG